A single genomic interval of Christensenellaceae bacterium 44-20 harbors:
- a CDS encoding U32 family peptidase has protein sequence MKKKVELLAPAGNMECLKTALYFGADAVYLAGKQYGLRAFAANFTQEELGEAVRLAHSLKKRVYLTLNALFRNQDFEGFPDYLLRIKEMGIDAVIVSDPGVMQCCLEAGLEVHLSTQASTLNAQSAAFWHRQGVKRIVLAREITLAEAAEIAQNAPDGLELEAFIHGAMCIAYSGRCLLSSVLTGRSGNKGECAQPCRWRYTIHEAGYPEEYFPIGEDENGAYLLNSKDLMMIEHLPALIESGIASFKIEGRMKSAYYVGCVVGAYRKAIDAYLADPEHYALDQALVQELYDSATRRFTTGFYFGNPSGEGQDISRSPVPRRYGFCGIALESSREDGLVLIEQRNKFSVGDTIDILSPNLPPTQFTLEKIWDEQMQEQPAAPHPQQRIYIVCPVPLAKGDLLRRKLD, from the coding sequence ATGAAAAAGAAAGTGGAACTGCTGGCGCCTGCCGGAAATATGGAATGCCTCAAAACTGCGCTTTATTTCGGTGCAGATGCGGTTTACCTGGCAGGGAAGCAATATGGCCTTCGGGCTTTTGCCGCCAATTTTACCCAGGAAGAGCTGGGCGAGGCCGTGCGCCTTGCCCATTCTCTTAAAAAACGGGTTTATCTAACGCTGAATGCGCTTTTCCGCAATCAGGATTTTGAAGGGTTTCCAGATTATCTTTTGCGGATCAAAGAGATGGGCATCGATGCCGTCATTGTATCCGATCCGGGCGTCATGCAATGCTGCCTGGAGGCCGGGCTGGAAGTGCACCTGAGCACGCAGGCCAGCACGCTCAATGCCCAAAGCGCCGCTTTCTGGCATAGGCAGGGCGTCAAACGCATCGTCCTTGCCCGGGAAATAACGCTGGCAGAGGCCGCCGAGATCGCGCAAAATGCGCCGGATGGCCTGGAGCTGGAAGCTTTTATTCACGGTGCCATGTGCATCGCTTATTCCGGGCGCTGCCTGCTTTCCTCTGTTTTGACGGGCCGAAGCGGCAACAAGGGGGAGTGCGCGCAGCCCTGCCGCTGGCGGTATACCATCCATGAGGCTGGGTATCCTGAGGAGTATTTTCCCATTGGGGAAGATGAAAACGGGGCTTATCTGCTCAATTCAAAAGATCTGATGATGATCGAGCATTTGCCCGCGCTCATAGAATCCGGGATCGCCTCGTTTAAAATTGAGGGCCGCATGAAATCTGCCTATTATGTGGGTTGTGTGGTGGGCGCATACCGCAAAGCTATCGATGCCTATCTGGCAGATCCCGAGCATTATGCGCTGGATCAGGCGCTGGTGCAGGAGCTGTATGATTCTGCAACCCGGCGCTTTACGACGGGCTTTTACTTTGGCAACCCGTCAGGGGAAGGGCAGGATATCTCCCGCAGTCCCGTGCCGCGGCGGTATGGTTTTTGCGGCATTGCCCTGGAAAGTTCGCGTGAAGACGGGCTCGTCCTCATCGAACAGCGCAATAAGTTCAGCGTGGGGGATACCATCGATATCCTTTCGCCCAATCTGCCGCCCACACAGTTTACGCTGGAGAAAATATGGGATGAGCAGATGCAGGAGCAGCCTGCCGCGCCGCACCCCCAGCAGCGCATCTATATCGTTTGCCCTGTTCCGCTGGCAAAAGGGGATTTGCTCCGAAGAAAGCTGGACTAA
- the sigK gene encoding RNA polymerase sporulation sigma factor SigK yields the protein MHIFEFLREIFFYSGYFGSNTKSFPKPLEREEERKYIALYMQGDEHAREVLIEHNLRLVAHIAKKFAASNTSNIEDYISIGTIGLIKGVNTFRIEKGSQLATYIARCIENEILMYLRAGKKNSAEVFLAESIGEDKEGNTLSLIDILGADENSVDEQVEIKMETEKLKGILEKVLTKRELLVIELRYGLGGAQILPQREIAKRLGISRSYVSRIEKKALGKLNRELNKKR from the coding sequence ATGCACATTTTTGAGTTTCTCCGCGAAATTTTCTTCTATTCCGGGTATTTTGGAAGCAACACGAAAAGCTTTCCCAAGCCGCTGGAGCGGGAAGAGGAAAGGAAATATATCGCCCTCTATATGCAGGGGGATGAGCATGCGAGGGAGGTGCTCATCGAGCATAACCTGAGGCTTGTCGCGCATATTGCAAAAAAATTTGCCGCCAGCAATACCTCCAATATTGAGGATTATATCTCCATCGGAACGATTGGGCTCATCAAAGGCGTCAATACCTTTCGCATAGAGAAGGGAAGCCAGCTGGCGACGTATATCGCAAGGTGCATTGAAAACGAAATTTTGATGTATCTGAGAGCGGGCAAAAAAAACTCTGCCGAAGTTTTCCTGGCAGAATCCATCGGGGAGGACAAAGAGGGAAACACGCTTTCGCTCATCGATATTCTCGGCGCAGATGAAAACAGCGTGGATGAACAGGTCGAGATCAAGATGGAGACCGAGAAATTGAAGGGGATTCTGGAAAAGGTGCTGACAAAGCGGGAGCTTTTGGTCATAGAGCTGCGCTATGGCCTTGGCGGCGCGCAGATTTTGCCCCAAAGGGAGATCGCTAAGCGGCTTGGGATCTCCCGCTCCTATGTCTCCCGGATTGAAAAAAAGGCACTGGGAAAGCTGAACCGCGAGCTGAATAAAAAGCGCTGA